Below is a window of Arabidopsis thaliana chromosome 2, partial sequence DNA.
tttctctttcctcaCACGTACTTCTATAGCTTGCTTGATGACTACTCTGAAAGACTGATTGATTCTGATGGATGATCCATACGCGCGTGTACAGTTCTTTTTGAATGGCGAAATGGCTCTCCTGGAGTGAGAAGGCAGATCGATGAGGCACAAGAGTGCTAGTTGGACTGAGGTGGGTGAAAGATTCAATTCATTCTCCATCTTCACCGTTAAGCTTCTTGACTAGActt
It encodes the following:
- a CDS encoding uncharacterized protein (unknown protein; Has 30201 Blast hits to 17322 proteins in 780 species: Archae - 12; Bacteria - 1396; Metazoa - 17338; Fungi - 3422; Plants - 5037; Viruses - 0; Other Eukaryotes - 2996 (source: NCBI BLink).), whose amino-acid sequence is MENELNLSPTSVQLALLCLIDLPSHSRRAISPFKKNCTRAYGSSIRINQSFRVVIKQAIEVRVRKEKEALALKKKGKGSNKKLPFIKANSNGLRPDLHSMGRRQCIFLDDERLSRS